One genomic window of Blastocatellia bacterium includes the following:
- a CDS encoding phospholipid carrier-dependent glycosyltransferase: MGILRRDLIIEILLVSLIIAGFIFITIQKIGFHPVPWKDEPWLMQPAYEIVKNGQMSSPMFRHFGNELGERTFTDPAFTYLLAIWFRCFGFGMLEARLFNLTLSVGVLLLVYLLGLLLAGRTAGIIAISFLVLDNNYLTGSRFLRNDFASIFFALAA, from the coding sequence ATGGGGATTTTAAGGCGAGACTTAATAATTGAAATTTTGCTAGTAAGTCTAATAATTGCTGGATTTATATTTATTACCATACAAAAAATAGGCTTTCATCCTGTGCCTTGGAAAGATGAACCTTGGTTGATGCAACCAGCCTATGAGATAGTAAAAAACGGTCAAATGTCATCGCCAATGTTTCGTCATTTTGGAAATGAACTTGGTGAACGAACTTTTACAGACCCAGCTTTTACTTATTTGCTAGCTATTTGGTTTCGCTGTTTTGGTTTTGGGATGCTAGAAGCCCGACTCTTTAACTTAACTTTAAGCGTTGGTGTTTTACTGCTAGTTTACTTGCTAGGTCTGCTTTTAGCTGGTCGGACGGCTGGAATAATCGCTATAAGCTTTTTAGTTCTTGACAACAATTATTTAACAGGTAGCAGATTTTTACGTAATGATTTTGCTTCTATCTTTTTTGCTTTAGCTGC
- a CDS encoding class I SAM-dependent methyltransferase has translation MQQLKQNVIDYFESCLAKHGDSAQGVDYNGQKSQYQRFEILSAIAPLAGKSVLDVACGIGHFYDFLKENNLTPSHYKGVDITPGMIEHASKRHPHLEFSLMDILAAPDPPEPIFDYVVCCGLFHLRANNSDKEWQEFCQAMIKQMYKYARYGLAFNMMTDQVDFRVDRLYYADPSEYFNFCRHNLSRRVCLRHDYPLYEFTLYTYRA, from the coding sequence ATGCAACAACTAAAACAAAATGTAATTGATTATTTTGAAAGCTGTTTAGCTAAACATGGCGACTCTGCCCAAGGGGTTGATTACAACGGGCAAAAATCCCAATATCAACGCTTTGAAATTCTCTCAGCCATTGCCCCGCTAGCAGGAAAAAGCGTGCTAGATGTCGCCTGTGGTATAGGTCATTTTTATGATTTTCTTAAGGAAAATAACTTAACACCTAGCCATTATAAAGGCGTAGATATTACTCCAGGAATGATTGAACATGCTAGCAAACGCCATCCACACCTAGAGTTTAGCTTAATGGATATTCTAGCTGCACCAGACCCACCAGAACCTATTTTTGATTACGTTGTTTGCTGTGGGCTATTTCATTTACGTGCTAATAATAGTGATAAAGAATGGCAGGAATTTTGCCAAGCGATGATTAAACAAATGTATAAATATGCTCGCTATGGCTTAGCGTTCAATATGATGACTGATCAAGTAGATTTTCGCGTTGATCGTCTTTATTATGCTGACCCTAGCGAATATTTTAATTTTTGTAGACATAATTTAAGTCGTCGTGTTTGTTTGCGTCATGACTACCCACTTTATGAGTTTACTCTTTACACTTACCGAGCATAA
- a CDS encoding glycosyltransferase family 2 protein — protein sequence MSQENSIDISIIVPVFNEEENLPELYRRLTTTLTNLVKNYEIIFIDDGSSDDSLKKLCEFQKQDPKVTVIKLARNFGQHPAIVAGLHRVKGQGIVLIDADLQNPPEEIATLYQTFLTGIDVVYGIRAGREDAGWRRFGSSFVIWLTEKMLGIKVPSDMISGFRIIHRKVAKTLNNIREQQYDTSIMMLWLGFSHKGVVVKHDNRLAGESKYNLWKLLYLTLDMLIGFSDFPLRATSIAGSMLALASILLAIYIAVLRILGGVSVEGYASLFAGITFLAGIQLLFLGIIGEYIARIYREIKGRPYYVVGEIYSSDSN from the coding sequence ATGAGCCAAGAAAATTCTATTGATATATCTATAATTGTTCCTGTTTTTAATGAGGAAGAAAATTTACCTGAGCTATACCGCCGCTTAACTACTACGTTGACCAATCTTGTCAAAAACTACGAAATTATTTTTATTGATGATGGCAGTTCAGACGATAGCTTAAAAAAACTTTGTGAATTTCAAAAACAAGACCCAAAAGTTACTGTAATAAAATTAGCAAGAAATTTTGGACAGCACCCAGCCATTGTTGCGGGACTTCATCGGGTAAAAGGACAAGGCATTGTTTTAATTGATGCTGATTTGCAAAACCCTCCCGAAGAAATTGCTACACTTTATCAAACATTTTTAACAGGCATTGATGTAGTTTATGGTATTCGTGCCGGTCGAGAAGATGCTGGTTGGCGTAGATTTGGGTCAAGCTTTGTTATTTGGCTAACAGAGAAAATGTTAGGTATTAAAGTCCCTTCAGATATGATTAGCGGCTTTCGTATTATTCACCGCAAAGTAGCTAAAACATTAAATAATATTCGTGAACAACAATATGACACATCAATTATGATGCTTTGGCTAGGATTTTCTCATAAAGGCGTGGTAGTAAAACATGACAACCGTTTAGCAGGGGAATCTAAATATAACCTCTGGAAATTGTTATATTTAACCCTAGATATGTTAATTGGTTTTTCTGACTTTCCTTTACGTGCAACTAGCATTGCTGGTTCAATGCTCGCTCTAGCAAGTATTCTGCTAGCCATTTATATTGCAGTTCTGCGAATTTTAGGAGGCGTTAGTGTAGAAGGCTATGCTTCTCTTTTTGCTGGTATTACTTTTTTAGCTGGTATTCAACTACTTTTTCTTGGCATTATTGGCGAATATATTGCGCGTATTTACCGAGAAATAAAAGGGCGACCTTATTATGTAGTTGGGGAAATTTACTCGTCTGATTCTAATTAA
- a CDS encoding DegT/DnrJ/EryC1/StrS family aminotransferase: protein MSRSAADRYHGRYQHWDMELLGWKYNLSNIQAALLIPQLAKVEEHLARREEISKKYEKAFMDLPGVDFPKVLANTKSARHLFTIWVDPKIRDEKMFALQAAGINVAVNYRAIHLLKFYQETFGFQPGSFPIAENIGNSTITLPLYSKLTDLEVDYVIETVRKTFAS, encoded by the coding sequence ATGAGTCGTTCTGCTGCTGATCGTTATCATGGACGTTATCAACATTGGGATATGGAATTACTAGGTTGGAAATATAATTTAAGCAATATCCAAGCTGCATTACTGATTCCACAACTAGCAAAAGTAGAAGAACATTTAGCACGTCGGGAAGAAATCTCTAAAAAATATGAAAAAGCTTTTATGGATTTACCTGGGGTTGATTTTCCTAAAGTTCTAGCAAACACAAAAAGTGCGCGACATCTTTTCACTATTTGGGTAGACCCTAAAATACGTGATGAAAAAATGTTTGCACTTCAAGCAGCAGGAATTAATGTTGCCGTAAACTATAGAGCAATCCACTTGTTAAAGTTCTATCAAGAGACTTTTGGTTTTCAACCAGGAAGTTTTCCAATAGCTGAAAATATTGGCAATAGTACTATTACATTGCCGCTTTATTCTAAACTTACAGATTTAGAAGTTGACTATGTGATAGAAACTGTAAGAAAAACTTTTGCTAGCTAG
- a CDS encoding aminotransferase class I/II-fold pyridoxal phosphate-dependent enzyme codes for MKVEFYRHNIGQAEKERVLAALDSIFLTTGDITAEFEQNLANYLGVTGTIGLMSCTAALHLALLAFNIGPGDEVITTPMTFIATANAILHAGATPVFVDVEASTGNLDANLVEKAITPKTKAIMPVHLYGHLCDMKALRELADKHNLKVIEDAAHCLEGTRDGFYAGQLGDAACFSFYATKSITCGEGGAISFRDPNLADILRKLSL; via the coding sequence ATGAAAGTAGAATTTTACCGTCATAATATTGGTCAAGCAGAAAAAGAGCGTGTTTTAGCCGCACTAGATTCTATTTTTCTTACCACAGGAGACATTACAGCCGAGTTTGAACAAAATTTAGCTAATTATTTAGGTGTTACTGGAACAATTGGACTAATGAGTTGCACGGCTGCCTTACATTTAGCTCTACTAGCCTTTAATATTGGCCCAGGTGATGAAGTTATCACTACCCCAATGACTTTTATTGCTACCGCCAACGCAATCTTACACGCTGGAGCAACCCCTGTTTTTGTGGATGTGGAAGCTAGCACAGGAAATTTAGATGCTAATTTGGTAGAAAAAGCCATAACTCCAAAAACTAAAGCTATAATGCCAGTGCATCTTTATGGTCATCTCTGTGATATGAAAGCACTTAGAGAACTAGCCGACAAACATAACTTAAAAGTAATTGAAGATGCAGCACATTGTTTAGAAGGTACAAGAGATGGTTTTTATGCTGGTCAATTGGGCGATGCAGCTTGTTTTAGCTTTTATGCAACCAAAAGCATTACTTGTGGTGAAGGTGGAGCAATTAGTTTTAGAGATCCAAACCTAGCCGACATTTTACGCAAATTATCCCTGTGA